The sequence GTCGTTCGCGCACGGAGGTCTCACTGAGCCGCGGGGGCGGATGGACGGAATGCGCGCAGGCTCGCGGACCGCGCCGGAATCGTCAAGGATTTCGCAGGCTTGTGGAGTCTTCCTCGCGCACCACCCACTCGCCCGGCCGCGCCAACCCGAGCTCGGAGCGAATCGCCGATTCGATCGCGACGGGGTCGCTCTCGAGCGCTGCAGCTTGCGCCTCGTCGCTCGCGATCTTCGTGTTCAGCGTGTGGATGCGCGTGTTCGCCTGCGAGTAGTCGCGGCGCAGGTCGAGCACGTGGCGCACGTTGCCCTGATAAACCGCCAGCACGGCGAGCAGCCCGACCGCGACGCCCGCGGCGATGAGCACGCTGCTCCCGAAGCCGCGCCGGCTCCGCTTTCGCTTCGCGCGCCCCTTCGGCGCACGCTTCCCGCTGCGCTTTGCCATGCGCATCCCCCCGCAGCGCAACGTAACGAGCCGCGTGCGACTCGCAGCGGCAGTCGTCACAAATGCTCAGCGCGGAGTCAGCGCGGTGCGCCCAGCAGTCGCGCGATTCGGCCCGCGTACTCGGGCGCGTCCCAGTCGCGCTCCCCGATGTAGCGCGCGACGAGCACGCCCTCGCGATCGATCAGGAAGCTCTCGGGGAAGCGCAGGCTCTGGTAGCGCTGCGCGACTTCCTTCTCGGGATCGAGACCGATCGGGAAGGTGAGGCCGAGGCGCTCGCGGAATCTCTCGACGGGCTCGGCGCTGTCGTCGACCGAGATCGCGACGAGCTCGAAGCCGCGCGGCGCGAGCTGCTCGTAGAGCCGCTGCATCGCCGGCATCTCTTGCTCGCACGGCGCGCACCACGTGGCCCAGAAGTTCACGAGCACGACCTTGCCGCGCAGCTCGGCGAGCGTGAGCTCGCCGCCGCCGAGGCGCGCGACGCGGAAGGGCGGCGCAGGCAGGCCGTCCTCGACCGGCGGCGCCGCGCGCTCGCCCGTCACGACCATCCAGGCTGCCGCGGCGAGCAGCGCGACTCCGAGCACCCAGCGCGCGATGCGCGATGCGTTCACGGCCTCGCCTCGCCGCTGCGCACTACTTGGTGACTGCCGCCTTCTCGGGGGCGGGCCGATCCACCAGCTCGACGATCGAGATGCGCGCGGCGTCGCCGACACGCACGCGCGACTTCATCACGCGCGTGTAGCCGCCCTTGCGAGTGCGGTAGCGCTCCGCGAGCTCGGTGAAGACTTTCTTCTCCACGTCGTCGCGGCGAATCACCGCGGCGGCTTGGCGGCGCGCATGCAGATCGCCGCGTTTGCCGAGCGTGATCATCTGATCCGCGATGCGGCGCAACTCCTTCGCCTTCGCGTCCGTGGTCTCCACCTGCTCGCACTCGAGCAGCGAGGTGACCATGTTGCGAAGCAGCGCGAGCCGGTGCCCGGTCGGGCGGCGCAGCTTTCCTCGACGATTCCCGTGACGCATCGAATCAACCCTCGCGTTCGCGTGCGCGCTGCTCGAGCTCCTTGCGGGAGGGGAAGTTCTCGAGGGTCATACCCAGCGAGAGGCCCATCGAGGCCAGCACTTCCTTGATCTCGTTCAGCGACTTTCGGCCGAAGTTCTTGGTCTTGAGCATCTCGCTCTCGGTG is a genomic window of Deltaproteobacteria bacterium containing:
- a CDS encoding septum formation initiator family protein, whose translation is MAKRSGKRAPKGRAKRKRSRRGFGSSVLIAAGVAVGLLAVLAVYQGNVRHVLDLRRDYSQANTRIHTLNTKIASDEAQAAALESDPVAIESAIRSELGLARPGEWVVREEDSTSLRNP
- the rplQ gene encoding 50S ribosomal protein L17, with translation MRHGNRRGKLRRPTGHRLALLRNMVTSLLECEQVETTDAKAKELRRIADQMITLGKRGDLHARRQAAAVIRRDDVEKKVFTELAERYRTRKGGYTRVMKSRVRVGDAARISIVELVDRPAPEKAAVTK
- a CDS encoding TlpA family protein disulfide reductase produces the protein MNASRIARWVLGVALLAAAAWMVVTGERAAPPVEDGLPAPPFRVARLGGGELTLAELRGKVVLVNFWATWCAPCEQEMPAMQRLYEQLAPRGFELVAISVDDSAEPVERFRERLGLTFPIGLDPEKEVAQRYQSLRFPESFLIDREGVLVARYIGERDWDAPEYAGRIARLLGAPR